A single region of the Fusarium fujikuroi IMI 58289 draft genome, chromosome FFUJ_chr05 genome encodes:
- a CDS encoding probable RAS-2 protein: MAGRMVLYKLVVLGDGGVGKTALTIQLCLQHFVETYDPTIEDSYRKQVVIDGQPCMLEVLDTAGQEEYTALRDQWIRDGEGFVLVYSISSRSSFTRIKRFHHQIQRVKESCASSPSYPGSPISAANPQLPVPIMLVGNKSDRVTEREVSTQEGHALARELGCEFVEASAKNCINVEKAFYDVVRILRRQRQQASRPSERSSGRTRTGNGDARGGDRDERHRNRNKDRSKSKCVVL; this comes from the exons atggctggccGAATGGTGCTATACAAATTGGTGGTTCTGGGAGATGGCGGTGTTGGAAAAACAGCTCTTACCATTCAGCTATGTTTGCAGCACTTTGTTGAGACT TACGACCCCACGATCGAGGATTCATACCGAAAGCAGGTTGTCATCGATGGCCAACCTTGCATGCTCGAAGTACTCGATACCGCTGGGCAAGAGGAATATACAGCACTACGAGATCAATGGATTCGTGATGGCGAAGGCTTTGTTCTTGTTTACAGCATCTCGTCACGATCCTCCTTCACTCGGATCAAACGATTCCACCATCAGATCCAACGAGTCAAAGAATCGTGCGCTTCGTCGCCGTCTTATCCCGGTTCTCCTATCTCCGCTGCAAACCCGCAGCTACCCGTGCCCATTATGCTTGTCGGTAACAAGAGCGACCGAGTCACCGAAAGAGAGGTCTCAACGCAAGAAGGTCATGCTCTCGCCCGTGAGCTCGGCTGCGAGTTTGTAGAAGCTTCGGCCAAAAATTGCATCAACGTTGAAAAGGCGTTTTACGACGTTGTTAGGATCTTACgtcgtcaacgacaacaagCCTCACGCCCCTCGGAAAGATCGAGCGGCCGGACGCGAACAGGCAACGGAGATGCGAGGGGGGGCGATCGAGACGAAAGACACAGAAATAGGAACAAGGACCGAAGCAAGTCCAAGTGCGTGGTATTATGA
- a CDS encoding related to OPY2 protein, which translates to MMERSGYLVARNLDELNHAFQLVPRSKDCVKCDDDTQLECPKCADNEVCQFTVPLDCTMCATSFCEKDSDNSSNSGGGGPNVGAIVGGVLGGIVVIAIATYIVWRFCIKPKRSQIPTSIYIEDTDAIQNEKDAASRGTRPHSTHTVHSIASTVLTRASNIIQIAYIPGVTNRATPTSPNVLVPPVPPIPMHHAEANRGLGHDDQHFFVPGDLRDSTYSGLSGYSDRTSYARTSYAPRSSVASTIYGKQAQVLTPAQTGMRAKPTVVSVKSVGNNSGDMVAPPVPTIDFEKFGGGRPKSGASAFSVGSTFLNSANTATQARAQVVKVGTLKKVDVGSKTESDTSSSTMAPSPPTTPSGRVTRDSSITVIDESPSVDQGPFSDPPERSSPQKANKAPSLGAVMEDSVGEDDKPLTLTRRDSSPFGDKHATKE; encoded by the exons ATGATGGAGAGGTCAGGATACCTTGTTGCCAGGAACCTGGATGAGTTAAACCATG CATTCCAGCTTGTCCCTCGAAGCAAGGACTGTGTGAAATGTGACGATGATACACAACTTGAATGTCCAAAGTGCGCAGATAACGAAGTCTGCCAATTCACCGTTCCCCTCGACTGTACCATGTGTGCTACATCCTTCTGCGAAAAGGACTCGGACAACTCCAGCAACAGCGGCGGCGGTGGCCCAAATGTTGGTGCTATCGTTGGTGGTGTTCTCGGTGGCATCGTGGTCATTGCTATTGCTACCTACATAGTATGGAGATTCTGTATCAAGCCGAAGCGTTCGCAGATCCCCACGTCTATATACATCGAAGACACAGACGCCATTCAgaatgagaaggatgctgCCTCAAGAGGAACTCGCCCGCACTCCACACACACTGTTCACTCAATCGCATCAACAGTTCTCACGCGAGCATCAAACATCATCCAGATCGCATATATCCCTGGCGTCACAAACCGAGCGACCCCGACATCGCCAAACGTTCTTGTCCCTCCAGTCCCACCGATCCCTATGCACCATGCCGAGGCCAACCGGGGTCTAGGACACGACGACCAGCATTTCTTTGTTCCTGGCGATCTTCGAGACTCTACCTACTCGGGGCTGTCAGGCTACTCGGACCGAACATCATACGCTCGTACCTCTTACGCACCTCGATCTAGTGTGGCTTCTACGATTTATGGAAAACAGGCTCAGGTTCTTACACCTGCCCAGACTGGAATGAGAGCCAAGCCCACCGTTGTCAGTGTCAAGTCCGTCGGTAACAACAGCGGCGACATGGTGGCACCTCCAGTCCCTACAATTGACTTCGAGAAGTTTGGTGGTGGCAGGCCCAAGAGCGGTGCAAGTGCGTTCAGCGTCGGCTCAACGTTCCTCAACAGCGCCAACACTGCTACGCAGGCTCGTGCACAGGTGGTCAAAGTTGGAACATTGAAGAAGGTCGACGTGGGAAGTAAGACAGAATCAGACACATCGTCATCAACCAtggcaccatcaccaccaacaacaccaagtgGCCGTGTTACTAGAGATTCGAGCATTACCGTTATCGATGAGTCACCTTCTGTAGACCAAGGCCCTTTCTCGGACCCCCCAGAGCGATCTAGTCCACAGAAAGCAAACAAGGCCCCTAGCCTTGGTGCCGTCATGGAAGATTCAGTAGGCGAGGATGACAAGCCTCTGACTCTCACGCGGCGGGACAGCAGTCCTTTTGGGGACAAGCACGCGACAAAAGAGTAG
- a CDS encoding probable Chitin Synthase 1 (chs-1), which produces MAYNGRDQEYGGHALQDLPAGGSQYHLPPQENDEEQGRGLLNSGYDQDRLGAPSSTMPGQGPTGYGDGGSFGQFGNLDAAAPFPRPDSAFDPEDSWVERQQQPQMGGGLGRSKTRKIKLVQGSVLSIDYPVPSAIKNAVQPQYRDAESGTEEFHKMRYTAATCDPNDFTLKNGYDLRPRMYNRHTELLIAITYYNEDKVLLARTLHHTMQNIRDIVNLKKSTFWNKGGPAWQKIVVCLVFDGIDKADKNTLDVLATVGVYQDGVIKKDVDGKETVAHIFEYTSQLSVTPNQQLIRPTNEGTQNLPPVQMIFCLKQKNTKKINSHRWLFNAFGRILNPEVCILLDAGTKPSPRSLLALWEGFYNDKDLGGACGEIHAMLGKGGKKLFNPLVAVQNFEYKISNILDKPLESSFGYVSVLPGAFSAYRFRAIMGRPLEQYFHGDHTLSKMLGKKGIDGMNIFKKNMFLAEDRILCFELVAKAGQKWHLSYIKAAKGETDVPEGAAEFISQRRRWLNGSFAATLYSLMHFGRMYKSGHNIIRMFFLHIQLIYTTLNTLFAWFSLGSYWLTTSVIMDLVGTPKPASGYHAWPFGDTGTPVVNALLQYLYLAFVMLQFILALGNRPKGSKFTYIASFMVFSLIQGYILVLSAYLVVRAFDTPIGDQISFASTDAFLDSFFGGSSAGGVILVALITIYGLNFVASFMYLDPWHMFHSFPYYLLLMSTYINILMVYAFNNWHDVSWGTKGSDKAEALPSAHVTKGEKNEVVVEEVEKEQEDIDSQFEQTVRRALAPFKEEEEVEKADVEDGYKSFRTGLVVSWLFGNILLIVCITSDKFDNLGWGEPATDRKAHYFQFLLYATAVLSLVRFAGFLWFLGRTGIMCCFSRR; this is translated from the exons ATGGCGTACAATGGCCGTGATCAGGAGTATGGAGGACATGCTTTGCAGGACCTTCCTGCTGGCGGAAGC CAGTACCATCTCCCCCCTCAAGAGAACGACGAGGAGCAGGGCCGCGGTCTCTTGAACTCAGGTTACGACCAAGATCGACTTGGCGCCC CCTCGTCAACCATGCCTGGCCAGGGACCTACTGGATATGGTGATGGAGGCAGCTTTGGTCAGTTTGGTAACCTTGACGCCGCTGCCCCTTTCCCTCGCCCCGACTCTGCCTTCGACCCCGAAGACAGCTGGGTTgagcgacagcagcagcctcagatGGGTGGTGGTCTTGGCCGCTCGAAAACCCGAAAGATCAAGCTTGTTCAGGGTTCAGTTCTGAGCATTGATTACCCTGTTCCCAGTGCAATCAAGAATGCTGTCCAGCCCCAGTATCGCGACGCTGAGAGTGGTACCGAAGAGTTCCATAAGATGCGATATACCGCTGCCACCTGTGATCCCAACGACTTCACTCTCAAGAACGGTTACGATTTGCGACCTCGCATGTACAACCGACACACTGAGTTGCTGATCGCCATTACATACTATAACGAAGACAAGGTTCTTCTCGCACGAACACTGCATCACACCATGCAGAACATCCGCGACATCGTCAACCTGAAGAAGTCGACCTTCTGGAACAAGGGCGGTCCAGCTTGGCAGAAGATCGTTGTATGCTTGGTTTTCGATGGTATCGACAAGGCTGACAAGAACACTCTGGATGTCCTTGCCACTGTCGGTGTGTACCAGGACGGTGTTATCAAGAAGGATGTCGACGGCAAGGAGACTGTTGCTCACATCTTCGAATACACTAGCCAGCTTTCCGTCACGCCCAACCAGCAGCTTATTCGACCCACAAACGAAGGGACACAGAACTTGCCACCAGTTCAAATGATCTTCTGTTTGAAGCAaaagaacaccaagaagatTAACTCGCATCGATGGCTGTTCAACGCATTCGGCCGTATCTTGAATCCTGAGGTGTGTATCCTGCTTGATGCAGGTACCAAGCCCAGTCCCCGATCTCTCCTTGCTCTTTGGGAGGGATTTTACAACGATAAGGACCTGGGAGGTGCTTGTGGTGAAATTCACGCTATGTTGGGTAAAGGCGGCAAGAAGCTGTTCAACCCCCTCGTTGCCGTCCAGAACTTCGAGTACAAGATTTCAAACATTCTGGACAAGCCTCTCGAGTCTTCTTTTGGTTATGTCTCTGTCTTACCTGGTGCTTTCTCGGCCTACCGATTCCGAGCCATCATGGGCCGCCCGCTGGAACAGTATTTCCATGGTGATCATACCTTGTCTAAGATGCTTGGTAAGAAGGGTATCGATGGTATGAACATTTTCAAGAAGAACATGTTCTTGGCCGAGGATCGTATTCTTTGTTTTGAGCTGGTCGCCAAGGCTGGCCAGAAGTGGCACTTGTCCTATatcaaggctgccaagggtGAAACCGATGTGCCTGAAGGTGCAGCTGAATTCATTAGTCAACGTCGACGATGGCTCAACGGTTCATTCGCTGCCACACTATACTCACTGATGCATTTCGGACGAATGTACAAGTCGGGTCATAACATCATCCGCATGTTCTTCCTCCACATTCAACTCATCTACACCACTCTCAACACTCTCTTCGCATGGTTCTCTCTTGGTTCTTATTGGCTTACAACATCCGTTATCATGGATCTTGTGGGTACGCCCAAGCCTGCGTCCGGTTATCACGCCTGGCCATTCGGCGACACGGGTACACCTGTCGTCAATGCCCTGCTTCAGTACCTCTACTTAGCTTTCGTCATGCTCCAGTTCATTCTGGCTCTTGGTAACAGGCCCAAGGGCTCCAAGTTTACGTACATCGCTTCCTTCATGGTCTTCAGTCTCATTCAGGGTTACATCCTGGTCCTCTCAGCCTACCTAGTTGTTCGTGCTTTTGACACGCCCATTGGAGACCAGATCTCGTTCGCCTCGACCGACGCTTTCCTTGACAGTTTCTTTGGCGGTTCGAGTGCTGGAGGTGTTATTTTAGTCgccctcatcaccatctaTGGACTCAATTTTGTTGCCTCGTTCATGTACCTCGATCCCTGGCACATGTTCCACTCCTTCCCCTACTATCTACTTCTCATGTCGACTTacatcaacattctcatGGTTTATGCCTTCAACAACTGGCACGATGTCTCCTGGGGTACCAAGGGCTCAGACAAGGCTGAGGCACTTCCCTCTGCCCACGTCACCAAGGGTGAGAAGAACGAGGTTGTTGTcgaggaagttgagaaggagcaggaggaTATCGACAGTCAATTCGAGCAGACTGTCCGCCGAGCTCTTGCTCCcttcaaggaggaggaagaggttgagaaggctgatgttgaagatggctacAAGTCTTTCCGAACAGGACTCGTCGTCAGCTGGCTGTTCGGAAACATTCTCCTTATTGTCTGCATTACCAGCGACAAGTTCGATAACCTCGGATGGGGT GAACCTG
- a CDS encoding related to haloacid dehalogenase, type II has translation MSPGAISPLSKVKALTFDVFGTVVNWRSSVTDELTLRAYRKTSSDLKQDIRARVQKLTEEDWGRFAQEWRNSYGKFTRGFDPEKHAWKTIDQHHHDSLVELLKAWDLADLYSAAEIESLSLVWHRLTPWDDSSDGIHELGKTYKTSTLSNGNVSLLRDLNDFGNLGFQVLLSGEKFGAYKPNPAVYTGAARELGLEPHEVSMVAAHLNDLEAARACGLRTIYVERPQEEAWDKEDERYQNAKEWVDIWITEDDQGFLALAQRLKELA, from the coding sequence ATGTCACCAGGAGCAATCTCGCCGCTTAGCAAAGTCAAAGCCCTCACTTTCGACGTCTTCGGGACCGTCGTCAACTGGCGCTCATCCGTAACCGATGAACTCACGCTTCGAGCTTATCGCAAGACTTCCTCCGACCTAAAACAAGATATCAGAGCTCGTGTTCAGAAGCTCACCGAAGAGGACTGGGGCCGCTTCGCACAGGAGTGGAGGAACTCATACGGAAAGTTCACAAGAGGCTTTGACCCGGAAAAGCACGCTTGGAAGACCATTGATCAGCATCACCACGACAGTCTagtcgagcttctcaaggcatGGGATCTAGCTGATTTATACAGCGCAGCTGAGATTGAATCCCTGAGTCTCGTCTGGCATCGCTTGACACCTTGGGATGACTCCTCAGACGGTATTCATGAGCTTGGGAAAACATACAAAACTAGCACCTTGTCCAACGGCAACGTCTCGCTACTCAGAGACCTGAACGATTTTGGAAACCTAGGCTTTCAGGTTCTCCTCTCAGGAGAGAAGTTCGGGGCTTATAAACCAAACCCGGCCGTATACACTGGTGCGGCACGTGAGTTGGGACTGGAGCCTCATGAAGTTTCTATGGTTGCAGCACACCTCAACGATCTCGAGGCCGCGAGAGCCTGTGGCCTGAGAACCATCTATGTCGAACGCCCCCAAGAGGAAGCCTGGGATAAGGAAGATGAAAGGTACCAGAACGCCAAAGAATGGGTCGATATCTGGATTACGGAAGACGATCAAGGATTTCTAGCTTTGGCTCAGAGACTTAAGGAGTTGGCATGA